From one Paenibacillus sp. FSL K6-1330 genomic stretch:
- the hslU gene encoding ATP-dependent protease ATPase subunit HslU — translation MSKESMTPRQIVSELDKYIVGQKDAKKSVAVALRNRYRRSLLTDDERDEIVPKNILMIGPTGVGKTEIARRLAKLVHAPFVKVEATKFTEVGYVGRDVESMVRDLVETAIRMVKLERTEKVKDKAEEMANERIVQLLAPSTKGQKSQRNPFEMLFGGANNDTQAEDEDADDKDVSLKEKRRQVRFNLLSGKLEDETIEIDVEDAAPNMFDMFAGQGNDQMGMNMQEMFGNLMPKRTKRRKLSVKEARKVLTQEEAGKLIDMDDVIQESIRRAEQSGIIFIDEIDKVASQGRQSGPDVSREGVQRDILPIVEGSTIMTKYGPVKTDFVLFIAAGAFHIAKPSDLIPELQGRFPIRVELSSLSLDDFVSILTEPKNALTKQYVNLLRTEDLEVEFSPEAIREIAQIAASVNQNTENIGARRLHTILEKLLEDLSFEAPELTLDRMVITPQYVREKLAGIAQDRDLSQYIL, via the coding sequence ATGAGTAAAGAATCGATGACGCCAAGACAGATTGTATCCGAGCTGGATAAATACATCGTAGGGCAGAAGGACGCTAAAAAATCGGTCGCTGTAGCCCTTCGGAACCGCTATCGCCGGAGTTTGCTTACAGATGACGAGCGGGATGAAATCGTACCGAAGAACATTCTGATGATCGGTCCTACCGGCGTCGGCAAAACGGAGATTGCAAGAAGGCTTGCCAAGCTGGTCCATGCACCGTTCGTCAAGGTCGAGGCGACAAAGTTTACCGAGGTTGGTTATGTTGGGCGTGATGTGGAATCCATGGTACGTGATCTTGTGGAAACCGCGATCCGGATGGTGAAGCTGGAACGTACCGAGAAGGTAAAGGACAAAGCCGAGGAAATGGCGAACGAGCGGATCGTTCAGCTGTTGGCACCTTCAACCAAAGGACAGAAAAGTCAGCGCAATCCCTTTGAGATGCTGTTTGGCGGTGCCAATAACGATACCCAGGCCGAAGATGAGGATGCGGACGATAAGGACGTTAGTCTCAAAGAGAAACGGAGACAAGTTCGTTTTAACCTGCTGTCCGGCAAGCTTGAAGATGAAACGATTGAGATTGATGTCGAGGATGCTGCTCCGAACATGTTTGATATGTTTGCGGGGCAGGGCAATGATCAGATGGGGATGAACATGCAGGAAATGTTCGGTAATCTGATGCCAAAGCGCACAAAGCGCCGCAAGCTGTCCGTCAAGGAAGCCAGGAAAGTGCTGACGCAAGAGGAAGCTGGCAAGCTTATCGATATGGATGATGTCATTCAGGAGTCTATTCGTCGGGCAGAGCAATCCGGTATTATCTTTATCGACGAGATCGACAAGGTTGCCAGCCAGGGCCGTCAATCAGGTCCAGATGTGTCCAGAGAAGGTGTGCAGCGCGATATTTTGCCTATCGTGGAAGGCTCCACGATTATGACGAAATACGGGCCGGTAAAAACGGACTTTGTCCTCTTTATCGCTGCCGGTGCTTTTCATATTGCGAAGCCATCGGATTTGATACCCGAGCTTCAGGGGCGTTTTCCGATTCGGGTGGAGCTCAGCAGCTTGTCACTCGACGATTTTGTATCCATTTTGACCGAGCCGAAAAATGCACTAACCAAGCAATACGTCAATCTGCTGCGTACTGAAGATCTTGAGGTTGAGTTTTCCCCAGAAGCAATACGGGAGATCGCCCAAATCGCGGCTTCGGTTAACCAGAACACGGAGAATATAGGCGCGCGGAGGCTTCATACGATATTGGAGAAGCTCCTCGAAGACCTGTCATTTGAAGCGCCTGAGTTGACGCTGGACCGCATGGTGATCACGCCGCAGTATGTCCGGGAGAAACTTGCCGGCATCGCCCAGGACCGGGATCTGAGCCAGTATATTCTGTAG
- the hslV gene encoding ATP-dependent protease subunit HslV: MEMTFHATTICAVRHNGTAAIAGDGQVTFGESVVMKQTAKKVRRLYRGQVVAGFAGSVADAITLFEKFEGKLEEHHGNLQRAAVELAKDWRQDRVLRKLEALMIVMDKTGMLLISGGGEIIEPDDDVLAIGSGGNFALSAGRALKRHAGHMEAKDIAREALQIASEVCVYTNSNIIVEEL; encoded by the coding sequence ATGGAAATGACTTTTCACGCCACGACGATTTGCGCAGTACGGCATAATGGCACAGCAGCTATTGCCGGCGATGGCCAAGTTACATTTGGTGAAAGTGTAGTCATGAAGCAGACCGCCAAGAAAGTGCGCCGTCTTTACCGGGGACAAGTTGTCGCCGGTTTTGCCGGTTCTGTGGCGGATGCAATTACGTTATTTGAGAAATTCGAAGGCAAGCTGGAAGAGCACCATGGAAACCTGCAGCGTGCCGCTGTTGAGCTCGCGAAGGACTGGCGTCAAGACCGTGTGCTTCGCAAACTTGAGGCTTTGATGATTGTTATGGATAAAACAGGAATGCTCCTGATTTCAGGCGGCGGCGAAATCATCGAGCCCGATGATGATGTGCTGGCCATAGGGTCAGGCGGCAATTTTGCCTTGTCGGCAGGTCGGGCGCTTAAGCGACATGCCGGACATATGGAAGCAAAGGATATAGCCAGAGAGGCGCTTCAGATCGCTTCTGAGGTGTGTGTCTATACCAACAGCAACATTATTGTCGAAGAGCTGTAA
- the trmFO gene encoding FADH(2)-oxidizing methylenetetrahydrofolate--tRNA-(uracil(54)-C(5))-methyltransferase TrmFO, whose product MTDSQRVTVIGAGLAGSEAAWQIASRGVPVTLYEMRPVVKTPAHHTDKFAELVCSNSLRANGLTNAVGVLKEEMRMLNSLVIGSADRNSVPAGGALAVDRDGFSGEITETLHQHPLIEVVNEEIQHIPEEGIVVIATGPLTSPALSSQIRELMGEDYFYFYDAAAPIVEKDSIDMSKVYLASRYDKGEAAYLNCPMTEEEFDAFYDALINAEVAQLKEFEKEIYFEGCMPIEIMMKRGKQTALFGPMKPVGLVNPHTGKLPHAVVQLRQDNAAGTLYNLVGFQTHLKWGEQKRIISMIPGLENAEIVRYGVMHRNTFVNSPRLLEQTYQVKTRPNLYLAGQMTGVEGYVESAASGLIAGINAARAAQGQEGIVFPQESTIGSMAYYITHADPDNFQPMNANFGLLPSLEKRIRNKKEKNEALASRALDGVRIFINANELNTI is encoded by the coding sequence TATCGGTGCAGGGCTTGCAGGCAGTGAAGCTGCTTGGCAGATCGCTAGCCGCGGCGTACCCGTTACATTATATGAGATGCGGCCGGTCGTGAAGACGCCGGCTCATCATACGGACAAGTTCGCTGAGCTTGTATGCAGTAATTCGCTTCGCGCGAACGGTTTAACCAACGCAGTCGGGGTATTGAAGGAAGAAATGCGGATGCTGAACTCGCTTGTCATCGGTTCGGCAGACCGCAATTCCGTCCCGGCTGGCGGCGCATTGGCTGTTGACCGTGACGGTTTTTCGGGAGAAATTACGGAAACCCTGCATCAGCATCCTTTAATTGAGGTTGTAAATGAAGAAATTCAGCATATACCTGAAGAAGGCATCGTTGTTATTGCCACAGGGCCTCTGACTTCGCCCGCATTGTCATCACAGATTCGTGAGCTGATGGGTGAGGACTATTTCTATTTTTACGATGCGGCTGCTCCGATCGTGGAAAAGGATTCCATCGATATGAGCAAGGTCTATCTGGCATCCCGTTACGATAAAGGCGAAGCGGCATATCTGAATTGTCCCATGACGGAAGAGGAGTTTGACGCTTTCTATGACGCTCTTATCAATGCCGAAGTCGCTCAATTGAAAGAGTTTGAGAAGGAGATTTATTTCGAAGGCTGTATGCCGATCGAGATTATGATGAAGCGTGGTAAACAAACGGCCTTGTTTGGCCCCATGAAACCTGTTGGATTGGTGAACCCGCATACAGGCAAGCTGCCACACGCTGTGGTGCAGCTCCGTCAGGATAATGCGGCAGGTACTCTCTACAACCTTGTCGGTTTCCAGACTCATTTGAAGTGGGGCGAACAGAAGCGGATCATTTCCATGATTCCGGGACTCGAGAACGCCGAAATTGTGCGTTACGGCGTTATGCACCGCAATACGTTTGTTAATTCGCCTAGACTGCTGGAACAAACCTATCAGGTGAAAACACGGCCTAATCTGTATCTGGCGGGACAAATGACAGGTGTTGAAGGATATGTTGAATCGGCGGCATCCGGATTGATTGCTGGAATCAATGCAGCAAGAGCAGCTCAGGGGCAGGAGGGGATTGTATTCCCTCAGGAATCAACCATCGGAAGTATGGCCTACTACATCACCCATGCAGATCCCGATAACTTCCAGCCGATGAATGCGAACTTCGGTCTTCTTCCGAGTCTCGAGAAGCGCATTCGCAACAAAAAGGAAAAAAACGAAGCGCTTGCGAGCCGAGCTCTTGACGGAGTACGAATATTTATTAATGCTAACGAACTAAATACAATCTAA